The following are encoded together in the Arcobacter aquimarinus genome:
- the mreC gene encoding rod shape-determining protein MreC encodes MRKLLFLFLFIIASLSYLFEVDEILVKKFSFFNDLKISYINKAISISTSIEKYFNQAETIERLRDENKELKEYKILYSATKKQLDSIKEFLIHVEIPEIRPEIELVKVLSYINFNDFTKVWLDKIPQDDRILGLITENSAAGIIVNKNGRSVGLLNGNKDCSYAVFIGGNKSPGIITSGENGSELEIKYIPIWSEINKGDEVITSGMDNIFFEGLKVGIVTEVINSAEMKIAKVKPYVNVLKKKYFYTYKNTNDDTIQQENTLEEKTNN; translated from the coding sequence ATGCGTAAACTTCTTTTTTTATTTCTATTTATAATAGCAAGCTTATCTTACCTCTTTGAGGTAGATGAGATTCTTGTAAAAAAATTCTCTTTTTTTAATGATTTAAAAATATCATATATCAACAAAGCAATAAGTATTTCTACATCAATTGAAAAGTATTTTAATCAAGCTGAAACAATAGAAAGATTAAGAGATGAAAATAAAGAGTTAAAAGAGTATAAAATTCTTTATTCTGCAACAAAAAAACAATTAGATTCAATAAAAGAATTTTTAATTCATGTTGAAATTCCAGAGATTAGACCTGAAATTGAACTTGTAAAAGTTTTATCATATATAAATTTTAATGATTTTACAAAAGTTTGGTTAGATAAAATTCCTCAAGATGATAGAATTTTAGGTTTAATTACTGAAAACAGTGCAGCTGGTATTATCGTAAATAAAAATGGTAGAAGTGTTGGTTTACTAAATGGCAATAAAGATTGTTCTTATGCTGTTTTTATTGGTGGAAATAAAAGTCCGGGAATTATAACTTCAGGTGAAAATGGTAGTGAATTAGAAATAAAATATATACCTATTTGGTCTGAAATAAATAAAGGTGATGAAGTTATAACTTCAGGTATGGATAACATATTTTTTGAAGGACTTAAAGTAGGAATTGTAACAGAAGTTATAAATTCAGCAGAAATGAAAATAGCAAAAGTTAAACCTTATGTAAATGTTTTAAAAAAGAAATACTTCTATACTTACAAAAATACCAATGATGATACTATTCAACAAGAGAATACTCTTGAAGAAAAGACTAATAATTAG
- the ribE gene encoding riboflavin synthase: MFTGLIREMAKVVSFQNNYLTLKAKYQPKIGDSIAINGACLTVVKVASGTFSVELSPESQKILAMENYKDEVHMEPAMMMGDRFEGHIVQGHVDCLGTIKIIKQNGNSTDFFVTLPSEYLKYIIPKGSVTIDGVSLTVNEVLKDSFRLTIIPHTIENTLFKRYKIGTKVNLETDMFARYIYNMFKPKDEKKDKLTWADVEKIMANY; the protein is encoded by the coding sequence GTGTTCACAGGACTTATAAGAGAAATGGCAAAGGTAGTTAGTTTTCAAAATAACTATTTAACTCTAAAAGCTAAATATCAGCCTAAAATAGGGGATTCTATAGCTATAAATGGAGCTTGTTTAACCGTTGTAAAAGTAGCGAGTGGTACTTTTAGTGTTGAACTTTCACCAGAATCACAAAAAATCCTTGCAATGGAAAACTATAAAGATGAGGTTCATATGGAACCTGCGATGATGATGGGAGATAGGTTTGAAGGGCATATTGTTCAAGGTCATGTTGATTGTTTAGGAACTATTAAAATTATAAAACAGAATGGTAACTCAACAGATTTTTTTGTCACATTACCAAGTGAATATTTAAAATATATTATTCCAAAAGGAAGTGTTACAATAGATGGTGTCTCTTTAACTGTAAATGAAGTTTTAAAAGATTCATTTAGATTAACAATTATTCCTCATACGATTGAAAATACACTATTTAAAAGATATAAAATAGGAACAAAAGTAAATCTTGAAACTGATATGTTTGCTAGATATATTTATAATATGTTCAAACCAAAAGATGAGAAAAAAGATAAATTAACTTGGGCAGATGTAGAAAAGATAATGGCTAATTATTAG
- the mnmG gene encoding tRNA uridine-5-carboxymethylaminomethyl(34) synthesis enzyme MnmG: MNYDVIVVGGGHAGIEASLASARMGKKTLLITMLVEQIGAASCNPAIGGLAKGHLVRELDALGGEMGLCTDATGIQFRILNASKGAAVQGSRAQIDMDKYREYMRKVCHNTPNLEVYQDEVTELLVKNTNEVYGVKTKLTEEFTSKKVILTTGTFMRGLVHIGENKYDAGRAWELPSTTLSLQLKELGLNVGRLKTGTPARLDGNSIDFSSMDMHGGDVNPVPFSFRTNKLEFKPTQYPCYITYTNEKTHEIISSNFYRAPLFTGQIEGLGPRYCPSIEDKVNRFAERDRHQLFLEPQTAMCTEYYINGMSSSLPIDVQKQMIHSVAGLENAKIIRYGYAIEYDYVDPTELQHTLETKKVKNLYHAGQINATTGYEEAAAQGLMAGINACLAIDEKEPFILRRDEAYIGVLIDDLVTKGTNEPYRMFTSRAEYRLLLREENADLRLSSYGHALGLIDSETIAKVENKRKTLSDAIEFMANEWITSKKENLELLESIGEEKINDKVLLVDLIGRNSIDAAKFDKLVPSYSSMDDYIKEQIIIEAKYYRYIQKQQKQIEKMKKMLKASIPDDFSYRGLPGLSNEVIEKLEKHRPPTLFNASLISGITPAALDIIHLNLNMFVKNTKK; this comes from the coding sequence ATGAATTATGATGTAATCGTTGTTGGTGGTGGTCACGCAGGAATTGAAGCCTCACTTGCAAGTGCTAGAATGGGGAAAAAAACCCTTTTAATAACAATGTTAGTTGAACAAATAGGAGCTGCTAGTTGTAACCCCGCAATTGGTGGATTAGCAAAAGGACACTTAGTTCGAGAGCTTGATGCACTTGGTGGAGAAATGGGACTTTGCACTGATGCAACTGGTATTCAATTTAGAATATTAAATGCTTCAAAAGGTGCAGCAGTTCAAGGAAGTCGTGCTCAAATTGATATGGATAAATACAGAGAGTATATGAGAAAAGTTTGTCATAACACTCCAAATCTTGAAGTTTATCAAGATGAAGTTACAGAACTTCTAGTAAAAAATACAAATGAAGTTTATGGAGTAAAAACAAAATTAACAGAAGAGTTTACTTCAAAAAAAGTTATTTTAACAACTGGTACATTTATGCGAGGTTTAGTTCACATTGGTGAAAATAAATATGACGCCGGACGTGCTTGGGAATTACCTTCAACTACTCTATCTTTACAATTAAAAGAGTTAGGTTTAAATGTTGGTAGATTAAAAACAGGAACTCCAGCAAGACTTGATGGGAACTCTATTGATTTTTCATCAATGGATATGCACGGAGGAGATGTAAATCCTGTTCCTTTTTCATTTAGAACAAATAAATTAGAATTTAAACCAACTCAATATCCTTGTTATATCACATATACAAATGAAAAAACTCATGAAATAATCTCATCAAACTTCTATAGAGCACCTCTTTTCACAGGGCAAATAGAAGGTTTAGGTCCAAGATATTGTCCTAGTATTGAAGATAAAGTAAATAGATTCGCAGAACGTGATAGACATCAATTATTTTTAGAACCACAAACAGCAATGTGTACAGAATATTATATAAATGGTATGTCAAGTTCTCTTCCTATTGATGTTCAAAAACAGATGATTCATTCAGTTGCTGGTTTAGAAAATGCAAAAATTATAAGATATGGATATGCAATAGAGTATGATTATGTAGACCCTACAGAATTACAACACACTTTAGAAACTAAAAAGGTAAAAAATCTATATCACGCTGGACAAATAAATGCAACAACAGGATATGAAGAAGCTGCTGCTCAAGGATTGATGGCTGGAATAAATGCTTGTTTAGCCATTGATGAAAAAGAACCATTTATTTTAAGACGAGATGAAGCTTATATTGGAGTATTAATAGATGATTTAGTAACTAAAGGAACGAATGAACCATATAGAATGTTCACTTCTCGTGCTGAATACAGACTTTTATTAAGAGAAGAAAATGCTGATTTAAGACTTTCATCTTATGGTCATGCTTTAGGATTAATTGATTCAGAAACAATAGCAAAAGTAGAAAATAAAAGAAAAACTCTAAGTGATGCAATTGAATTTATGGCAAATGAGTGGATTACTTCTAAAAAAGAGAATTTAGAACTTCTTGAATCAATTGGAGAAGAAAAAATCAATGATAAGGTATTGCTTGTAGATTTAATAGGAAGAAATAGTATTGATGCTGCTAAATTTGACAAACTAGTACCAAGTTATTCTTCAATGGATGATTATATAAAAGAACAAATAATTATTGAAGCAAAATACTACAGATATATTCAAAAACAACAAAAACAAATAGAAAAAATGAAAAAAATGCTAAAAGCATCTATTCCAGATGATTTTAGTTATAGAGGATTACCTGGATTATCAAATGAAGTTATTGAAAAGCTAGAAAAGCACAGACCACCTACACTTTTTAATGCAAGTCTAATTTCGGGAATCACACCAGCTGCTTTAGATATTATACATCTAAATCTAAATATGTTTGTCAAAAACACTAAAAAATGA
- a CDS encoding exodeoxyribonuclease III: protein MKNINIISWNVNGLKAIEKKKALSWIDEKKTDFLFLQETKLSEDIHNFISLFKTKFEIYTNNPSEFSKGFSGTLSFSKYMPKSKSFCNEVDIENDGRVIEYIYEGLAIFNVYFPNGKLNKSRLLRKLNFYKEFFNYCNNLKNRGFSIIICGDFNTAYSDLDLKPGKIYSNAGFTDIEREHFEFFLNNGFVDSFRYINGNVLNAYTLFPYRSKAREKNEGWRIDYILISEDLKSKLRDAFILKDVLGSDHCPIGIEIDLSEYF from the coding sequence ATGAAAAATATAAATATAATAAGTTGGAATGTCAATGGTCTTAAAGCAATTGAAAAGAAAAAAGCTCTAAGTTGGATAGATGAGAAAAAAACAGATTTTTTATTTTTACAAGAAACAAAACTATCTGAAGATATACATAATTTTATAAGCTTATTTAAAACAAAGTTTGAGATATATACTAATAATCCAAGTGAATTTTCAAAAGGATTTTCAGGAACATTGTCTTTTTCTAAATATATGCCTAAAAGTAAATCTTTTTGTAATGAAGTGGATATAGAAAATGATGGAAGAGTGATTGAATATATATATGAAGGGTTGGCTATATTTAATGTATATTTTCCTAATGGAAAATTAAATAAGAGTAGACTTCTTCGAAAACTTAATTTTTATAAAGAATTTTTTAATTATTGTAATAATTTAAAGAATAGAGGTTTTTCAATAATTATATGTGGTGATTTTAATACTGCTTATTCTGACTTAGATTTAAAGCCTGGAAAAATATATTCAAATGCAGGTTTCACAGATATAGAAAGAGAACATTTTGAGTTTTTTCTTAATAATGGATTTGTGGATTCTTTTAGATATATAAATGGGAATGTACTCAATGCTTATACTTTGTTTCCTTACCGTTCAAAAGCTAGAGAAAAAAATGAAGGTTGGAGAATAGATTATATATTGATTTCAGAAGATTTAAAATCAAAACTAAGAGATGCCTTTATTTTAAAAGATGTCTTAGGTTCAGACCATTGTCCCATTGGAATAGAAATTGATTTAAGTGAATATTTTTAG
- a CDS encoding site-specific DNA-methyltransferase, producing the protein MNKQQKPIHTNIDLLQTRFTYLKSLGDEFWSFKNDYKRDHSHSYFRYPAMMVPQMIRKILDEICRTDPNIKHIHDPFVGSGTILTESMLRGLEFTGRDINPLSILLCKVKSGPFYQKALENKINNLYNVISDDTLSIIDLNFKNIDKWFRKDIQIELCRIRRSIKKEKTPWIRRFFWVAFAETVRLVSNSRTTTYKLHIREKEQIESRNLDVKKIFKKNLEDNFFQFKETRTYLKKNGLLNKDTYKKDIRLILGDAKKKLKIKNKFDLILTSPPYGDNHTTVTYGQYSYLPLSWIDLEDIDKRITPKCLENFSMIDSMSLGGRSFSNLKKEKYLKNLSPTYAQYIRIFADKPKELINKLTSFFYDLDQTLSPLCENLNDNGYLIWTLGNRTVGGINIELDKVLIELFKAKNIRLIDIFYRPIPNKRMASKNKSAKTMTRESIVIFKKHNEEIFLTKK; encoded by the coding sequence ATGAATAAACAACAAAAACCAATTCATACTAATATTGATTTATTACAAACTAGATTTACTTATTTAAAAAGTTTAGGTGATGAATTTTGGTCATTTAAAAATGATTATAAAAGAGATCATTCTCACTCATATTTTAGATATCCTGCAATGATGGTTCCTCAAATGATAAGAAAGATATTAGATGAAATATGCAGAACAGACCCAAATATAAAACATATTCATGATCCATTTGTTGGATCTGGTACAATATTGACTGAAAGTATGTTACGAGGTTTAGAATTTACAGGGAGAGATATAAATCCTCTTTCAATTTTATTATGTAAAGTAAAGTCTGGCCCCTTTTATCAAAAAGCACTAGAGAATAAAATCAATAATTTATATAATGTGATTAGCGATGATACTTTATCAATTATAGATTTGAATTTTAAAAATATTGATAAATGGTTTAGAAAAGATATTCAAATAGAACTTTGTAGAATAAGGAGATCTATAAAAAAAGAAAAAACTCCATGGATTAGAAGATTTTTTTGGGTTGCTTTTGCAGAGACTGTTAGATTAGTTAGTAATTCAAGAACAACCACTTATAAACTTCATATCCGAGAAAAAGAACAAATTGAATCTAGAAACTTAGATGTTAAAAAGATATTCAAAAAGAATTTAGAGGATAATTTCTTTCAATTTAAAGAAACAAGAACTTATCTAAAAAAAAATGGATTACTTAATAAAGATACTTATAAAAAAGATATACGACTTATACTTGGAGATGCAAAAAAAAAGTTAAAAATCAAAAATAAATTCGACTTAATCCTAACCTCTCCACCATATGGCGATAATCATACTACGGTTACATATGGTCAATATTCCTATTTACCTTTGAGTTGGATTGATTTAGAAGATATAGATAAAAGAATTACTCCTAAATGTTTAGAAAACTTTTCTATGATTGATTCTATGAGTCTAGGTGGTAGAAGTTTTAGTAATCTCAAAAAAGAAAAATATTTAAAAAATCTTTCTCCAACTTACGCTCAATATATTAGAATATTTGCAGATAAGCCTAAAGAATTAATAAATAAATTAACTTCTTTTTTTTATGATTTAGACCAAACATTAAGTCCTCTATGTGAAAACTTAAATGATAATGGCTATTTAATTTGGACTTTAGGGAATAGAACTGTTGGAGGAATAAATATAGAATTAGATAAAGTTCTTATTGAACTTTTCAAGGCAAAAAATATAAGATTAATTGACATATTTTATAGACCTATACCCAATAAAAGAATGGCTTCAAAAAATAAATCTGCAAAAACTATGACAAGAGAAAGTATAGTAATCTTCAAAAAACATAATGAAGAAATATTTCTAACAAAAAAATAA
- a CDS encoding ATP-dependent DNA helicase, translated as MNSFEEKDLEQYTNEQKEAITSDNNLRIIACAGSGKTKTLVGKIKYLLENSKNPKIEPENIIAFTYTEKAANELKSRVVSKIDSKHGIAQMFVGTIHGWCLKVLQDYLFTKYQNYSVLSEIKLKLFVDKYYYTNGMVDLKHMKHGSDLWRFKHTNIFLNIIDIIREQGLIKITPEYIKDAIVKYEKSLTDKKYLDFTMLLTKTLDALNEDNELTKYIAKKIKYLIVDEYQDVNNIQNKLIKRICDISQCKIIVVGDDDQNIYKWRGSNNTYIRNFFKKDFKDIYLTKNFRSSEGIVVLASTLIENNEKRLPKNMESAGNQEYKRKDILFNQYANVDDEDKGIAKYIKDEVLGMPFYDEGLKSKNKKEPRGITYSDICILVRYKKRINSLTKVFDECGIDYITAGVTNLFEQKEIIASVGIFEYLNKLSKTAEKYIDQISSEINTEYKDILQKIINNTKKRQNKEKVNIEEGDYSKESILKILQEKLLSKLNDNENELLKFCENELFSKWEFINSKDFLINKLFEGEKRLITMLPFKGLFHGKIGLDNEFLNFDWEYNLQEIFQNFFEVTNFNEDSIQQNKTKSQVEIIFFNLGKFSQVINDYEEVNFTTTCPDKYLEYFLKFLEHGAKDYYEEGWVNNTFRTVNAVQIMTIHQAKGLEFPVVVIPGLNENFLPGSNMGGTSEIHFLPDDFKKPLEELKIDAKKEDERRLFYVAITRSQKYLFLSQAPVNKMAKKVSRFIKEMESPNILIDSNNTKIFPDDIKIKQQAKNDRNNLQLDFTTLSDYFYCPYKFKLVSLYGFCTPLNRRMGYGKSFHSALMEYHIRRGKEEVLTDVEINDIVDRQTYFPYQSDLLAGDLKNKLTKNLKSYHSDIKDSLRVEYVEQDIQYKINDDILIVGKVDLIKNEKNYNDFETVIVDFKTKVPKNNDDKEITDELTNNQLNLYAIGYKELTGENATSTQIFNLDYDNKDRNHNNPKLINNTQLEDLKIKIRDSVDSIKTSNFLKCNKPKYCDLCKYKSLCI; from the coding sequence ATGAATTCATTTGAAGAAAAAGATTTAGAACAATATACAAATGAGCAGAAAGAAGCAATTACTTCAGATAACAATCTTAGGATAATTGCTTGTGCAGGATCAGGAAAAACGAAAACATTAGTTGGAAAAATTAAATATTTATTAGAGAATTCAAAAAACCCTAAAATTGAACCAGAAAATATCATAGCCTTTACATATACTGAAAAAGCTGCAAATGAATTAAAAAGTAGAGTTGTAAGTAAAATAGATTCTAAACATGGAATTGCACAAATGTTTGTAGGAACAATTCATGGATGGTGTTTAAAAGTGCTTCAAGATTATTTATTTACTAAATATCAAAATTATTCAGTTTTAAGTGAAATTAAACTTAAGTTATTTGTCGATAAATATTATTATACTAATGGAATGGTAGATTTAAAACATATGAAACATGGTAGTGATTTATGGAGATTTAAACATACGAACATTTTTCTTAATATCATTGATATTATCAGAGAACAAGGTTTAATTAAAATTACTCCGGAGTATATTAAGGATGCAATAGTTAAATATGAAAAAAGTTTAACAGATAAAAAATATCTTGATTTTACAATGTTACTGACGAAAACACTGGATGCATTAAATGAAGATAATGAATTAACTAAATACATTGCAAAAAAAATAAAATATTTAATTGTTGATGAATATCAAGATGTAAATAATATTCAGAATAAATTAATTAAAAGAATATGTGATATAAGTCAGTGCAAAATTATTGTTGTAGGAGATGATGATCAAAATATATATAAGTGGAGAGGAAGTAATAATACTTACATTAGAAATTTTTTTAAAAAAGATTTTAAAGATATTTATTTAACAAAAAATTTCCGTAGTTCTGAGGGAATTGTAGTATTAGCAAGCACGTTAATAGAAAATAATGAAAAAAGACTTCCAAAAAATATGGAGTCTGCAGGGAACCAAGAATATAAAAGAAAAGATATTTTATTTAATCAATATGCTAATGTTGATGATGAAGATAAAGGTATTGCAAAATATATTAAAGATGAAGTTTTAGGAATGCCATTTTATGATGAAGGTTTAAAGTCTAAAAATAAAAAAGAACCAAGGGGTATAACCTATTCTGATATATGTATTCTAGTGAGATATAAAAAAAGAATAAATTCATTAACAAAAGTATTTGATGAATGTGGAATCGATTATATAACAGCTGGAGTTACAAATTTGTTTGAACAGAAAGAAATAATTGCATCTGTTGGAATATTTGAATATTTAAATAAATTATCTAAAACTGCAGAAAAATATATAGATCAAATATCTTCAGAAATTAACACTGAATATAAAGATATTTTACAAAAAATAATTAATAATACAAAAAAAAGACAAAATAAAGAAAAAGTTAATATTGAAGAAGGAGATTATTCTAAAGAAAGTATATTAAAAATTTTACAAGAAAAGTTATTATCTAAATTAAATGATAATGAAAATGAATTATTAAAATTTTGTGAAAATGAATTGTTTAGTAAATGGGAGTTTATAAATTCAAAAGATTTTTTAATAAATAAATTATTTGAAGGGGAAAAGAGACTAATTACTATGCTGCCTTTTAAAGGACTTTTTCATGGAAAAATTGGGTTAGATAATGAATTCTTAAATTTTGATTGGGAATATAATCTTCAAGAAATATTTCAAAACTTTTTTGAAGTAACAAATTTTAATGAAGATTCTATTCAACAAAATAAAACTAAATCTCAAGTAGAAATAATATTTTTTAATTTAGGAAAATTTAGTCAGGTAATAAATGATTATGAAGAAGTTAATTTTACAACTACTTGTCCAGATAAATACTTAGAATATTTTTTAAAATTTCTAGAACATGGTGCTAAAGATTATTATGAAGAAGGATGGGTAAATAATACATTTAGAACGGTTAATGCTGTTCAAATAATGACTATCCATCAAGCAAAGGGACTAGAATTTCCTGTTGTAGTTATTCCTGGCTTAAATGAAAACTTTCTTCCCGGTTCAAATATGGGAGGAACAAGTGAAATACATTTTTTACCAGATGATTTCAAAAAGCCTCTAGAGGAATTAAAAATTGATGCTAAAAAAGAAGATGAACGAAGGTTATTTTATGTTGCTATAACTAGAAGTCAAAAATATTTATTTTTATCCCAGGCTCCAGTAAATAAAATGGCAAAAAAGGTTTCAAGATTTATAAAAGAAATGGAATCTCCAAATATCTTAATTGATTCAAATAATACAAAAATTTTTCCAGATGATATAAAAATTAAACAACAGGCTAAAAATGATAGAAATAATCTGCAATTAGATTTTACAACATTAAGTGATTATTTTTACTGTCCATATAAGTTTAAATTAGTTTCACTTTATGGGTTTTGTACACCATTAAATAGAAGAATGGGTTATGGAAAATCTTTTCATAGTGCATTAATGGAATACCATATTCGTAGAGGGAAAGAAGAAGTTTTAACTGACGTAGAAATCAATGATATAGTTGATAGACAAACTTATTTCCCTTATCAATCAGACTTATTAGCAGGTGATTTAAAAAATAAGTTAACTAAAAATTTAAAATCTTATCATTCTGATATTAAGGATAGTTTAAGAGTAGAATATGTTGAACAAGACATTCAATATAAAATTAATGATGATATATTAATAGTAGGTAAAGTAGATCTAATAAAAAATGAAAAAAATTATAATGATTTTGAAACAGTAATTGTTGATTTTAAAACAAAAGTACCAAAGAATAATGATGACAAAGAAATAACAGATGAATTAACTAATAATCAGTTAAATCTTTATGCAATTGGATATAAAGAATTAACAGGAGAAAATGCAACTTCAACGCAAATTTTTAATTTAGATTATGATAATAAGGACAGAAATCATAATAATCCTAAATTAATTAATAATACTCAATTGGAAGATTTAAAAATAAAAATAAGAGATTCAGTTGATTCAATAAAAACTTCTAATTTCTTAAAATGTAATAAACCAAAATATTGTGATTTATGTAAATATAAGTCTCTATGTATATAA
- a CDS encoding TniQ family protein codes for MAKKKRNNAWVQDYFFLIVPQPLEDELLSSWLTRVALEHKRQLSTFLTLFVKKEGSSISRTDIDFLYDEKLYEAIVNKSNLSKEDIFKMSLRSEEGYLYSCSANNLYPPNQIRKLLDKRNHYGLMYCPKCLAEDEIPYFRKKWRYQFYNVCTKHEIFLTDRCWVCYEKINFSKIKHNKNLAVCSKCEKDLGTTLFIKIQSNYKYGLKAVKWFEKGLDRGYFIIHNQKVHSVFVFDSFKRFVYLLDRKENLILDDFPLINEYKNLCKKLENYNSKKASMIYKDFFLTAMIYFLFQNLPVNFQKFVKENHITYRDFLHGFKDASFWYKNLILDLVPIENKKGREIVESEVIGAIKYLKSIGERVNIINVAEIVCCHPSIHKGFNKIYRKIFKISYNYVKK; via the coding sequence ATGGCAAAGAAAAAAAGAAATAATGCTTGGGTTCAAGACTATTTCTTTTTAATAGTACCACAACCTTTGGAAGATGAACTTTTAAGCTCTTGGCTTACAAGAGTTGCCCTTGAACATAAAAGACAACTTTCTACTTTTTTGACTCTTTTTGTAAAAAAAGAGGGTAGTTCTATATCTAGAACAGATATAGATTTTTTGTATGATGAAAAATTATATGAAGCTATAGTAAATAAAAGTAATTTGAGTAAAGAAGATATTTTTAAAATGTCTCTTCGTAGTGAAGAAGGTTATCTTTATTCATGTAGTGCCAATAATTTATATCCTCCAAATCAAATAAGAAAATTACTAGATAAAAGAAACCACTATGGTTTGATGTATTGTCCAAAATGTTTAGCTGAGGATGAAATCCCATATTTTAGAAAAAAATGGAGATATCAATTCTATAATGTTTGTACTAAACATGAAATATTTTTAACTGATAGATGTTGGGTTTGTTATGAAAAGATTAATTTTTCAAAAATAAAACATAATAAAAATTTAGCGGTTTGCAGTAAGTGTGAAAAAGATTTAGGCACTACACTTTTTATAAAAATTCAATCAAACTATAAATATGGACTAAAAGCTGTGAAATGGTTTGAAAAAGGATTGGATAGAGGTTATTTTATAATCCATAATCAAAAAGTTCATTCAGTTTTTGTATTTGATAGTTTTAAAAGATTTGTTTATTTACTCGATAGAAAAGAAAATCTGATTTTAGATGATTTTCCTTTGATAAATGAATATAAAAATCTTTGTAAAAAACTTGAAAATTACAATTCTAAAAAGGCAAGTATGATTTATAAAGATTTCTTCCTAACTGCAATGATTTATTTTTTATTCCAAAATCTTCCAGTTAATTTCCAAAAATTTGTAAAAGAAAATCATATTACTTATAGAGATTTTTTACATGGATTTAAAGATGCTTCTTTTTGGTATAAAAATTTGATACTTGATTTAGTGCCAATAGAAAATAAAAAAGGCAGAGAAATAGTTGAAAGTGAAGTTATTGGAGCAATAAAATATTTAAAAAGCATAGGCGAACGAGTAAATATTATAAATGTTGCTGAAATAGTTTGTTGTCATCCTAGTATTCATAAAGGGTTTAATAAAATTTATAGAAAGATATTTAAAATAAGTTATAATTATGTAAAAAAGTAA
- a CDS encoding TniB family NTP-binding protein translates to MNERNLTNEAFEYLSKSDEERIIYCKKDHWIGYGSAVKLVEILEDKFLDPPQMRHEGLLIYGDSNNGKTAILKRMYELHKTKLDYATKDGEAIYEIPIIYFQAPTVPDESRLYSLILDELCVPQKRTDKVVVKANLAKHFLNKLGTRMILIDEIHSALRGNLNKQRTFIDDLKQLSNSLSLTIVLAGTREAYSALSIGNETSTRFPALELPRWNNDRKFRSFVATYEKCLPLKKASNMADNVELLNALFYQSEGLIGKAVNLLKKAAIKAIKSKREYITVDDIEYLPKL, encoded by the coding sequence ATGAATGAAAGAAATTTAACAAATGAAGCTTTTGAATATTTAAGTAAAAGTGATGAAGAAAGAATTATATATTGTAAAAAAGATCATTGGATTGGATATGGTTCAGCTGTAAAGTTAGTAGAGATTTTAGAAGATAAATTTTTAGACCCACCTCAAATGAGGCATGAGGGATTACTTATTTATGGTGATTCAAATAATGGTAAAACAGCGATTTTAAAAAGAATGTATGAATTGCATAAGACAAAACTTGATTATGCTACAAAAGATGGTGAAGCAATTTATGAAATACCTATTATATATTTCCAAGCACCAACAGTTCCTGATGAAAGTAGATTATATAGCCTTATTTTAGATGAGTTATGTGTTCCTCAAAAAAGAACAGATAAGGTTGTTGTAAAAGCTAATCTTGCAAAACATTTTTTGAATAAACTTGGTACAAGAATGATTTTAATTGATGAAATACATAGTGCATTAAGAGGAAATCTAAATAAACAAAGAACTTTTATAGATGATTTAAAACAGTTAAGTAATAGTTTATCTCTAACAATTGTTTTAGCAGGTACAAGAGAAGCATATTCAGCTTTATCAATAGGAAATGAAACAAGTACAAGATTTCCAGCACTTGAACTTCCTAGATGGAATAATGATAGAAAATTTAGGTCATTTGTGGCAACTTATGAAAAATGTCTACCTCTTAAAAAAGCTTCAAATATGGCTGATAATGTTGAATTATTAAATGCTTTATTTTATCAATCAGAGGGATTGATAGGTAAAGCGGTTAATTTACTAAAAAAAGCAGCTATAAAAGCTATAAAATCAAAAAGAGAATATATTACAGTTGATGATATAGAGTATTTACCAAAGTTGTAA